The following proteins are co-located in the Polymorphospora rubra genome:
- a CDS encoding acyl-CoA dehydrogenase family protein: MSVDLRYGELEAELRDSVRAMLAARSPWQSVLANQDRPDDPALWSSLAVEMGLAGLAVPERLGGGGAGLRENAVVCEELGRAVAPVPYLASAVVATQTLLAGAAEDWLTRLADGGSRAALVLPVDTAPGPAVRTGVVAHGHRLTGTVPGVADAATADLLLVPTAGELWVVEATAPGAGRSPVVSLDQTRALTDVTFDAAPAYRIAAGRRAAGAVHWGLTAGAVLLAAEQHGIARWCLSAAVDHLRTRHQFGRPIGEFQALRHRLADAWVEVTQAGAVSRYAVGVLADAEPAAGPDAEARVAAALAQAHCGPVAVRLAEECVQLHGGIGFSWEHPAHLYLKRARTAAVAFGTADRHRAALAGLVDLPPA, encoded by the coding sequence GTGAGCGTCGACCTGCGGTACGGCGAACTGGAGGCGGAGCTGCGGGACAGCGTCCGGGCGATGCTGGCCGCCCGCAGCCCGTGGCAGTCGGTGCTGGCCAACCAGGACCGGCCCGACGATCCGGCGCTGTGGTCGTCGCTCGCCGTCGAGATGGGGCTGGCCGGCCTGGCGGTCCCCGAACGTCTGGGTGGCGGTGGCGCCGGGCTGCGGGAGAACGCGGTCGTGTGCGAGGAACTGGGACGGGCGGTGGCGCCGGTGCCGTATCTGGCCAGCGCGGTGGTCGCCACCCAGACCCTGCTGGCCGGTGCCGCCGAGGACTGGCTCACCCGGCTCGCGGACGGTGGCAGTCGGGCGGCGCTCGTGCTGCCCGTCGACACCGCGCCCGGGCCGGCCGTGCGAACCGGTGTCGTGGCCCACGGTCACCGGCTGACCGGTACGGTGCCCGGCGTCGCCGATGCCGCCACCGCCGATCTGCTGCTGGTGCCGACGGCCGGCGAACTCTGGGTCGTCGAGGCCACCGCCCCCGGTGCCGGCCGGTCACCGGTGGTGTCGCTGGACCAGACGCGGGCGCTGACCGACGTGACGTTCGACGCCGCGCCGGCGTACCGGATCGCGGCCGGGCGCCGGGCGGCCGGCGCGGTGCACTGGGGGTTGACCGCCGGCGCGGTGCTGCTCGCCGCCGAGCAGCACGGGATCGCCCGGTGGTGCCTCTCGGCGGCGGTCGACCACCTGCGGACCCGGCACCAGTTCGGGCGGCCGATCGGGGAGTTCCAGGCGCTCAGGCACCGGCTCGCCGACGCCTGGGTCGAGGTCACCCAGGCCGGGGCGGTGTCCCGGTACGCCGTCGGGGTGCTCGCCGACGCCGAGCCCGCCGCGGGGCCGGACGCCGAGGCGCGGGTGGCGGCGGCGCTGGCCCAGGCGCACTGCGGACCGGTCGCGGTGCGCCTCGCGGAGGAGTGCGTGCAGTTGCACGGTGGCATCGGGTTCAGCTGGGAACACCCCGCCCATCTCTATCTGAAGCGGGCCCGGACGGCGGCGGTCGCGTTCGGCACGGCGGACCGGCACCGGGCCGCGCTGGCGGGCCTGGTCGACCTGCCGCCGGCGTGA
- a CDS encoding acetyl-CoA C-acetyltransferase yields MPEAVIVAAARSPIGRADKGSLTDVRPDDLAATIVRAALDAVPQLDPRQIDDLMLGTGQPAGEQGHNLGRVVAVLLGLDHLPGTTVNRYCSSSLQTTRMAFHAIRAGEGDVFVSAGVEAVSRYAAGRGDGLPATTNPRFAEAMDRTARRAGMPGAAPWRDPRADGGLPDVYVAMGQTAENVAQLRGVSRARQDEFAVRSQNRAERAIADGFWAREITPVTRPDGTVVTADDGPRKGVTMAAVAALKPVFRPDGTVTAGNACPLNDGAAALVVMSDVRARELGIAPLARIVATGLSALSPEIMGLGPVDASRQALARAGMSISDVDLVEINEAFAVQVVASAEELGVDADRLNVNGGAIAVGHPFGMTGARITTTLLNSLSWHDKTIGLETMCVGGGQGMAMIVERLR; encoded by the coding sequence ATGCCCGAAGCCGTCATCGTCGCCGCCGCCCGCTCCCCGATCGGCCGTGCCGACAAGGGCTCCCTGACCGACGTACGCCCCGACGACCTGGCCGCGACGATCGTGCGTGCCGCACTGGACGCGGTGCCGCAGCTCGACCCGCGCCAGATCGACGACCTCATGCTCGGCACCGGGCAGCCCGCCGGCGAGCAGGGCCACAACCTGGGCCGGGTGGTCGCCGTCCTGCTCGGGCTCGACCACCTGCCCGGCACCACGGTCAACCGGTACTGTTCCTCCTCGCTGCAGACCACCCGGATGGCGTTCCACGCGATCCGGGCCGGCGAGGGGGACGTCTTCGTCTCGGCCGGGGTCGAGGCCGTCTCCCGCTACGCCGCGGGCCGCGGCGACGGGCTGCCGGCGACCACCAACCCACGCTTCGCGGAGGCGATGGACCGGACCGCGCGCCGGGCCGGCATGCCGGGCGCGGCGCCGTGGCGCGACCCCCGCGCGGACGGCGGACTGCCCGACGTCTACGTCGCGATGGGCCAGACCGCGGAGAACGTCGCGCAGCTCCGCGGGGTGAGCCGGGCCCGGCAGGACGAGTTCGCGGTCCGCTCGCAGAACCGCGCCGAGCGCGCGATCGCCGACGGGTTCTGGGCCCGCGAGATCACCCCGGTCACCCGCCCGGACGGCACCGTGGTCACCGCCGACGACGGTCCACGCAAGGGAGTCACCATGGCGGCGGTCGCCGCGCTGAAGCCGGTCTTCCGCCCCGACGGTACGGTGACCGCCGGCAACGCCTGCCCGTTGAACGACGGCGCGGCGGCGCTGGTGGTGATGTCCGACGTCCGCGCCCGGGAACTGGGCATCGCACCACTGGCCCGGATCGTCGCCACCGGACTCTCGGCACTGTCCCCGGAGATCATGGGACTCGGCCCGGTCGACGCGTCCCGGCAGGCCCTGGCCCGGGCCGGGATGTCCATCTCGGACGTCGACCTGGTGGAGATCAACGAGGCGTTCGCGGTGCAGGTGGTGGCGAGCGCCGAGGAACTGGGCGTCGACGCGGACCGGCTGAACGTCAACGGCGGGGCGATCGCCGTCGGCCACCCCTTCGGGATGACCGGTGCCCGGATCACCACCACCCTGCTGAACTCGCTGAGCTGGCATGACAAGACCATCGGCCTGGAAACCATGTGCGTCGGCGGCGGCCAGGGCATGGCGATGATCGTCGAGCGGCTGCGCTGA
- a CDS encoding ABC transporter ATP-binding protein, producing the protein MSDRDLPLLQVRGLTAGYGAAPVLRGIDLTIRTGTITAVLGANGAGKTTLLRTLSGLVRPTGGRIVLAGEEIGATPVERLVRRGMAHVPEGRGVVTELTVEENLRLGGLWRRDRADAKRALDEVYELFAPLARRRRASGHQLSGGERQMLALGRALVARPRLLLLDEPSLGLAPKVTAQIMTLLRDLRDRTGLTVLLVEQNVRSALSVADSGVVLALGQVVVAEDAARLREDDDLRHAYLGF; encoded by the coding sequence ATGAGCGATCGGGATCTTCCGCTGCTGCAGGTGCGGGGGCTGACCGCCGGGTACGGCGCCGCGCCGGTCCTGCGCGGCATCGACCTGACGATCCGCACCGGCACCATCACCGCCGTACTCGGCGCCAACGGAGCCGGAAAGACCACCCTGCTGCGTACCCTGTCCGGGCTGGTCCGGCCCACCGGCGGCCGGATCGTCCTGGCCGGCGAGGAGATCGGCGCCACGCCGGTCGAGCGACTGGTCCGTCGGGGCATGGCCCACGTACCCGAGGGCCGGGGCGTGGTCACCGAGCTGACCGTGGAGGAGAACCTGCGCCTCGGCGGGCTCTGGCGCCGCGACCGGGCCGACGCGAAACGCGCCCTCGACGAGGTCTACGAACTCTTCGCACCGCTGGCCCGGCGGCGACGGGCCAGCGGCCACCAGCTCTCCGGCGGTGAGCGGCAGATGCTCGCCCTCGGCCGGGCCCTCGTCGCCCGACCCAGGCTGCTGCTGCTCGACGAACCCTCGCTCGGCCTGGCCCCGAAGGTCACCGCCCAGATCATGACGCTGCTCCGCGACCTGCGCGACCGGACCGGGCTGACCGTGCTCCTGGTCGAACAGAACGTACGCAGCGCCCTGTCGGTCGCGGACAGCGGCGTCGTCCTCGCCCTCGGGCAGGTGGTGGTCGCCGAAGACGCCGCCCGGCTGCGCGAGGACGACGACCTGCGGCACGCGTATCTGGGCTTCTAG
- a CDS encoding alpha/beta hydrolase family protein encodes MIAGLLAGVVAAAPPAHAADNPYERGPDPTNASVEAVRGPYATSSVNVSSLVVTGFGGGVIYYPTTTGDGTFGAVAISPGFTAYWSSLDWLGPRLASQGFVVFGIETSTTLDQPDSRGRQLLAALDYLVNRSSVRSRVDPSRLAVAGHSMGGGGTLAAARSRPELKAAIPLAPWHTTKSWSTLRVPTLIIGGESDSVASVATHSEPFYTSISAAPEKAYLELNNASHFFPQVSNTPMAKQMISWLKRFVDNDTRYSQFLCPGPGGLAIEEYRNTCPT; translated from the coding sequence ATGATCGCCGGTCTGCTCGCCGGCGTGGTGGCCGCCGCGCCACCGGCGCACGCGGCCGACAATCCGTACGAGCGCGGCCCGGACCCGACGAACGCCAGTGTCGAGGCCGTCCGCGGCCCGTACGCGACCTCGTCGGTCAACGTCTCCTCGCTGGTCGTCACCGGCTTCGGCGGCGGCGTGATCTACTACCCGACCACCACCGGCGACGGCACCTTCGGTGCGGTCGCCATCTCACCCGGTTTCACCGCGTACTGGTCCAGCCTGGACTGGCTCGGGCCGCGGCTGGCCTCGCAGGGCTTCGTGGTTTTCGGCATCGAGACCAGCACCACGCTGGACCAGCCGGACAGTCGGGGCCGGCAACTGCTCGCCGCCCTGGACTATCTGGTCAACAGAAGTTCGGTGCGGAGCCGGGTCGACCCGTCCCGGCTGGCGGTCGCCGGTCACTCGATGGGTGGCGGCGGCACGCTGGCGGCGGCCCGGAGCCGGCCGGAGCTGAAGGCGGCCATTCCGCTGGCCCCCTGGCACACCACCAAGAGTTGGTCGACCCTGCGGGTGCCGACGCTGATCATCGGCGGCGAGTCGGACAGCGTGGCGTCGGTCGCCACCCACTCCGAACCGTTCTACACCAGCATCTCGGCCGCGCCGGAGAAGGCGTACCTGGAGTTGAACAACGCCAGCCACTTCTTCCCGCAGGTCTCCAACACCCCGATGGCCAAACAGATGATCTCGTGGCTGAAGCGGTTCGTGGACAACGACACCCGCTACTCGCAGTTCCTCTGCCCTGGTCCGGGCGGGCTGGCGATCGAGGAGTACCGGAACACCTGCCCGACCTGA
- a CDS encoding acyl-CoA dehydrogenase family protein, producing MAAPTIVRHGSPALRERLLRPLWTGEEIWCQLFSEPGAGSDLASVATRAVRDPGGGGRTAGWIIDGQKVWTSLAHRARWGLLLARTDPDLPKHRGLTYFVCDMTAPGVEVRPLRQLTGEAEFNEVFLTDVRLPDDLRLGDVGQGWQVARTTLMNERVAIGGRPTPREGGMIGVLARAWRERPDRRTPGLHDELLRLWVRAEAVRLTGLLVRQRAAAGDPGPEGSAVKLSYAALTQAASGLELELLGADGLRYDGWHMRRPDRVDMLGRTPGYRYLRARGNSIEGGTSEILRDIIAERVLGLPAVPRADRNTAWKDLPR from the coding sequence ATGGCCGCGCCCACCATCGTGCGCCACGGCAGTCCGGCCCTCCGTGAACGCCTGCTGCGTCCGCTCTGGACCGGCGAGGAGATCTGGTGCCAGCTCTTCAGCGAGCCCGGCGCCGGCTCCGACCTCGCCTCGGTGGCCACCCGCGCGGTCCGCGACCCCGGCGGCGGTGGCCGCACCGCCGGCTGGATCATCGACGGACAGAAGGTCTGGACCTCGCTGGCGCACCGCGCCCGGTGGGGGCTGCTGCTCGCCCGGACCGACCCCGACCTGCCCAAACACCGGGGCCTGACCTACTTCGTCTGTGACATGACCGCCCCCGGGGTGGAGGTCCGGCCGCTGCGCCAGCTGACCGGCGAGGCCGAGTTCAACGAGGTCTTCCTGACCGACGTACGACTCCCGGACGACCTGCGCCTCGGCGACGTCGGCCAGGGCTGGCAGGTGGCCCGGACCACCCTGATGAACGAGCGGGTCGCCATCGGCGGTCGGCCGACGCCGCGCGAGGGCGGCATGATCGGCGTACTCGCGAGGGCGTGGCGCGAGCGGCCGGACCGGCGTACCCCCGGTCTGCACGACGAGCTGCTGCGACTCTGGGTCCGGGCCGAGGCGGTCCGGCTGACCGGACTGCTCGTGCGGCAACGGGCCGCCGCCGGGGACCCCGGCCCGGAGGGGTCGGCGGTGAAGCTCTCCTACGCGGCGCTCACCCAGGCGGCCTCCGGCCTGGAACTCGAACTGCTCGGCGCGGACGGGCTGCGGTACGACGGGTGGCACATGCGGCGCCCGGACCGGGTCGACATGCTCGGCCGCACCCCCGGCTACCGCTACCTGCGGGCCCGGGGCAACTCCATCGAGGGCGGCACCTCGGAGATCCTGCGCGACATCATCGCCGAGCGGGTCCTCGGGCTGCCCGCCGTACCCCGTGCCGACCGGAACACCGCCTGGAAGGACCTGCCCCGGTGA
- a CDS encoding branched-chain amino acid ABC transporter permease, with amino-acid sequence MERFVFLTVDGLSRGAVYAAFALALVLIWRAARVVNFAQGAMAVATGYVAYSVTAATGSYWLGFVAALGGGLLLGAVVERGVMRFVDHRAPLNAVIVALGLILLVHAVLGMLYGNEFRPVGTPFSRDPIMLGDLALLSRYDLFVFGAVGVVVLGLALLFTHTPVGLRMRASAFAPEVSRLLGVNVAGMLTLGWALAAAVGALAGLLVIPTELGLHPHAMDLVFVSAFTAAVVGGLDSPPGAVVGGLAVGLILSYVSGYVGSDTTPLAVLVLLLTVLLLRPAGLFTLGKARQV; translated from the coding sequence ATGGAACGTTTCGTCTTCCTCACCGTCGACGGCCTCAGCCGGGGCGCGGTCTACGCCGCGTTCGCCCTCGCCCTGGTGCTGATCTGGCGGGCCGCCCGGGTGGTCAACTTCGCCCAGGGCGCGATGGCGGTCGCCACCGGCTACGTCGCGTACAGCGTCACCGCCGCGACCGGCTCGTACTGGCTCGGCTTCGTCGCCGCCCTCGGCGGCGGGCTGTTGCTCGGTGCCGTCGTCGAACGGGGCGTGATGCGTTTCGTCGACCACCGGGCCCCGCTGAACGCGGTCATCGTCGCACTCGGTCTGATCCTGCTCGTCCACGCCGTGCTCGGGATGCTGTACGGCAACGAGTTCCGGCCGGTCGGCACCCCGTTCTCCCGCGACCCGATCATGCTGGGCGACCTGGCGCTGCTCTCCCGCTACGACCTGTTCGTCTTCGGGGCGGTCGGCGTGGTGGTGCTCGGCCTGGCTCTGCTGTTCACCCACACGCCGGTCGGCCTGCGGATGCGTGCCTCGGCCTTCGCGCCCGAGGTTTCCCGGCTGCTCGGCGTCAACGTCGCCGGGATGCTCACCCTCGGCTGGGCGCTCGCCGCCGCGGTCGGCGCCCTGGCCGGCCTGCTGGTCATCCCGACCGAGTTGGGCCTGCACCCGCACGCGATGGACCTGGTCTTCGTCTCGGCCTTCACCGCGGCCGTGGTCGGTGGCCTCGACAGTCCACCGGGCGCGGTCGTCGGGGGACTCGCGGTCGGCCTGATCCTGTCGTACGTCAGCGGGTACGTCGGCAGCGACACCACCCCGCTCGCGGTGCTGGTCCTGCTACTCACCGTGCTGCTGCTGCGCCCGGCCGGCCTGTTCACCCTCGGCAAGGCGAGGCAGGTATGA
- a CDS encoding ABC transporter substrate-binding protein, which translates to MHRIAHRALAIATCAVLVTALAACSGDGAGPDREAVPGVTDTEILVGTHMPLTGPASAGYSKIAPATKAYFDHVNANGGVYGRKINYKVMDDGYNPATTQQVVRELVLQDKVFAILNGLGTPPHSGVLDFLNNSRVPDLFVASGSRAWNAPERYPYTFGFNTDYTVEGKILANYIRNSLADQKVCFLGQDDDFGQDSLAGVEQVLGATAVAVKQTYVTSNTNVAPQIGELKAGGCQVVVLATVPGFTALSIGTAARIGFRPTWLVSGVGGDYTTLAAQLGDAKGLLEGMLGVNYLPSAAATDDPWTTLFRKINDERNGGAAFDGNIVYGMSVGYLFVQALLAAGEDLTRQGLVDAIERGGFKGPGLAPLRFAKDNHSGYGGMRMIKVEQGRQDYFGPTYETDSGSGPVNEYPEAPPAPPANGIPSV; encoded by the coding sequence ATGCACCGCATCGCGCACCGCGCACTCGCGATCGCCACCTGCGCCGTACTGGTGACGGCCCTGGCCGCCTGTAGCGGCGACGGGGCCGGCCCGGACCGGGAGGCGGTCCCCGGCGTCACCGACACCGAGATCCTGGTCGGTACGCACATGCCGCTGACCGGGCCGGCCTCGGCCGGCTACTCGAAGATCGCGCCGGCCACCAAGGCGTACTTCGACCACGTCAACGCCAACGGCGGCGTGTACGGCCGGAAGATCAACTACAAGGTCATGGACGACGGGTACAACCCGGCGACCACCCAGCAGGTGGTCCGCGAGCTGGTCCTCCAGGACAAGGTCTTCGCCATCCTCAACGGGCTCGGCACCCCGCCGCACAGCGGCGTACTGGACTTCCTGAACAACAGCCGGGTGCCGGACCTCTTCGTCGCGTCGGGCAGCCGGGCCTGGAACGCGCCGGAGCGGTACCCGTACACCTTCGGGTTCAACACCGACTACACGGTCGAGGGCAAGATCCTCGCCAACTACATCAGGAACAGTCTCGCCGACCAGAAGGTCTGCTTCCTCGGCCAGGACGACGACTTCGGTCAGGACAGCCTGGCCGGTGTGGAACAGGTTCTCGGCGCGACCGCCGTGGCGGTGAAGCAGACGTACGTCACCAGCAACACCAACGTCGCACCGCAGATCGGTGAGCTGAAGGCGGGCGGCTGTCAGGTCGTCGTCCTGGCCACCGTGCCGGGCTTCACCGCGCTGTCGATCGGCACCGCGGCCCGGATCGGGTTCCGGCCGACGTGGCTGGTCTCCGGCGTGGGCGGCGACTACACGACGCTGGCCGCGCAGCTCGGGGACGCCAAGGGGCTGCTGGAGGGGATGCTCGGGGTGAACTATCTTCCGTCGGCGGCGGCCACCGACGACCCGTGGACCACCCTCTTCCGCAAGATCAATGACGAGCGCAACGGCGGCGCGGCCTTCGACGGCAACATCGTCTACGGCATGTCGGTCGGCTACCTGTTCGTGCAGGCGCTGCTCGCCGCCGGCGAGGACCTGACCCGGCAGGGCCTGGTCGACGCGATCGAGCGGGGCGGGTTCAAGGGGCCCGGCCTGGCTCCGCTGCGTTTCGCCAAGGACAACCACTCCGGGTACGGCGGAATGCGGATGATCAAGGTGGAGCAGGGGAGGCAGGACTACTTCGGGCCCACCTACGAGACCGACTCGGGCAGCGGCCCGGTCAACGAGTATCCGGAGGCGCCCCCGGCCCCGCCCGCGAACGGGATCCCGTCCGTCTGA
- a CDS encoding ion transporter — protein MSEACEALVSASWFNIASFVVVGVNAVALGLETYPAMVARAGAALDWVEYACLAYFVLELLVRFGAHFTAPAGFFRDRWNVFDLVIVTAPLLPGVRENVTVLRLLRLARLARAFRLFPSLRVIFVGIRRSLPGLGSFLLVTALLLYGYAVLGWMLFGTAYPERYGTVGQAMLTLFLLLSLDGITDTLQAGRRVTGWAVLYYVSYMVAACYLLTNLLVGLVLTALQEAHQDERAAASQGRRPEIADDRQEPSVREQLAQLHTIISDLERRMPDRPEVADTRTTVCSGSCGQPVAGRGTSG, from the coding sequence ATGTCCGAGGCATGCGAGGCGCTGGTCAGCGCCTCCTGGTTCAACATCGCCAGCTTCGTGGTCGTCGGCGTCAACGCGGTGGCGCTCGGCCTGGAGACGTACCCCGCGATGGTGGCCCGGGCCGGTGCGGCGCTGGACTGGGTCGAGTACGCCTGCCTGGCCTATTTCGTCCTGGAACTGCTCGTCCGGTTCGGGGCACATTTCACGGCCCCGGCCGGGTTCTTCCGGGACCGGTGGAACGTCTTCGACCTGGTGATCGTCACCGCGCCGCTGCTGCCGGGCGTCCGGGAGAACGTGACGGTGCTGCGCCTGCTGCGGCTGGCCCGGCTCGCGCGGGCGTTCCGGCTCTTCCCCAGCCTGCGCGTGATCTTCGTCGGGATCCGGCGCAGCCTTCCCGGCCTGGGCAGCTTCCTGCTGGTCACCGCCCTGCTGCTGTACGGATACGCGGTACTCGGCTGGATGCTCTTCGGCACCGCCTACCCGGAGCGGTACGGCACCGTCGGGCAGGCGATGCTGACGCTGTTCCTGCTGCTGTCCCTGGACGGCATCACCGACACGCTGCAGGCCGGCCGCCGGGTGACCGGCTGGGCGGTGCTGTACTACGTCTCGTACATGGTCGCCGCCTGCTACCTGCTCACGAACCTGCTCGTCGGCCTCGTCCTGACCGCGCTCCAGGAGGCTCACCAGGACGAACGCGCCGCGGCCTCCCAGGGGCGCCGGCCCGAGATCGCCGACGACCGGCAGGAGCCGTCCGTACGGGAGCAGTTGGCGCAACTGCACACCATCATCAGTGATCTCGAGCGGCGGATGCCGGACCGGCCGGAGGTGGCCGACACCCGCACCACGGTGTGTAGCGGATCCTGCGGCCAGCCCGTGGCCGGCCGCGGCACCTCGGGGTAG
- a CDS encoding ABC transporter ATP-binding protein, with protein MAETAPAPPAADEGLALHGIAVRFGGLVALDDVSLRVPPGQVVGVIGPNGAGKTTLFNVICGFVRPAAGSLTLHGRPLHPRPDRLTRLGIARTLQGVGLFAGLTVAENVMAGATGSARAGFLSALLGLRRSDRDERRLRAEALELLDELGIADHADAPPATLPYGVRKRVALARALAARPRLLLLDEPAGGLGVEEIAELGELVAGLPRRANRQPGTGADDPCSVLLVEHHMDLVMSVCDQIVVLDFGRVVATGTPDQIRDDPAVTEAYLGVDDPSASAEVPPSDEDNRPSDQRSGAAA; from the coding sequence ATGGCCGAAACCGCACCTGCGCCGCCGGCCGCCGACGAGGGCCTGGCCCTGCACGGCATCGCCGTACGCTTCGGCGGCCTCGTCGCCCTCGACGACGTCTCCCTGCGGGTGCCACCCGGCCAGGTCGTCGGTGTCATCGGTCCCAACGGCGCCGGCAAGACCACCCTGTTCAACGTGATCTGCGGCTTCGTCCGCCCGGCCGCCGGATCGCTGACGCTGCACGGGCGACCGTTGCATCCGAGGCCGGACCGGCTCACCCGGCTCGGCATCGCCCGCACCCTGCAGGGCGTCGGACTCTTCGCCGGTCTCACCGTCGCCGAGAACGTGATGGCCGGCGCCACCGGCTCGGCCCGGGCCGGCTTCCTGTCGGCCCTGCTCGGCCTGCGGCGCAGCGACCGCGACGAGCGCCGGCTGCGCGCCGAGGCCCTCGAACTGCTCGACGAACTCGGCATCGCCGACCACGCCGACGCGCCACCGGCGACGCTGCCGTACGGGGTGCGCAAACGGGTCGCGTTGGCCCGGGCCCTGGCCGCGCGGCCACGGCTGCTGCTGCTCGACGAGCCGGCCGGCGGCCTCGGCGTCGAGGAGATCGCCGAACTCGGCGAACTCGTCGCCGGCCTGCCCCGACGCGCCAACCGTCAGCCCGGGACCGGCGCCGACGACCCCTGTTCGGTGCTGCTGGTCGAGCACCACATGGACCTGGTGATGTCGGTCTGCGACCAGATCGTGGTGCTCGACTTCGGCCGGGTCGTCGCCACGGGCACCCCGGACCAGATCCGCGACGACCCGGCCGTCACCGAGGCGTACCTCGGCGTCGACGACCCGTCCGCATCAGCGGAGGTCCCACCGTCCGATGAGGACAACAGGCCGTCGGACCAGCGGAGCGGGGCGGCGGCATGA
- a CDS encoding branched-chain amino acid ABC transporter permease yields the protein MTTLRMRTRPLTSWMLPRSTLLRHLLLAALAGAGLFAVTGVLEPFRNYQLATVAAYLCATAGLTVLTGLNGQLSLGHGALMATGAYTVALSQNALADAGRFGGGYLLLSLALGVAVTVVAGTVIGAAAARLRGPYLAGVTLAVAVVVPALTTTFRGVLNSEQGLPVYLAPAPEALGPYFPYERWQAWIAVTGALLTLVLLSNLVRSRFGRNLRAVRDDEVAARLAGIHVGRTQVLAFVVSAGCAGLGGGLLAVLAQSVSPGAFSLTLSLYLLMAIVIGGLGSLAGALWGALLLVALPASTHLVTDLFQPSAAVAQRLDGNLSLAIFGVTLVVVMIAAPGGVQGLLRRVGRSVGARWRVPTGR from the coding sequence ATGACGACTCTTCGAATGCGTACCCGGCCCTTGACGTCGTGGATGCTGCCGCGCTCCACCCTGCTGCGGCACCTGCTGCTCGCCGCGCTCGCCGGAGCGGGACTGTTCGCCGTCACCGGGGTGCTGGAGCCGTTCCGCAACTACCAGCTGGCCACGGTCGCCGCCTACCTGTGCGCGACCGCCGGGCTCACCGTCCTGACCGGACTCAACGGCCAACTCTCGCTCGGCCACGGGGCACTGATGGCCACCGGCGCCTACACCGTCGCCCTGTCCCAGAACGCGCTCGCCGACGCCGGCCGGTTCGGCGGCGGATACCTGCTCCTCTCGCTGGCGCTCGGGGTGGCGGTGACCGTCGTCGCGGGTACGGTGATCGGCGCGGCCGCCGCCCGGCTGCGCGGCCCCTACCTGGCCGGGGTCACGCTCGCCGTCGCGGTCGTCGTGCCGGCGCTGACCACCACCTTCCGCGGCGTCCTCAACAGCGAGCAGGGCCTGCCGGTCTATCTGGCCCCCGCGCCGGAGGCACTGGGGCCCTACTTCCCGTACGAGCGGTGGCAGGCCTGGATCGCCGTCACCGGTGCACTGCTGACCCTGGTGCTGCTGTCGAACCTGGTCCGCAGCCGGTTCGGGCGCAACCTGCGGGCGGTCCGTGACGACGAGGTGGCCGCCCGGCTGGCCGGCATCCACGTCGGCCGTACCCAGGTCCTGGCGTTCGTGGTCAGCGCGGGCTGCGCCGGCCTCGGCGGCGGCCTGCTGGCGGTGTTGGCGCAGAGCGTCTCGCCCGGCGCCTTCTCGCTGACCCTCTCGCTGTATCTGCTGATGGCCATCGTGATCGGTGGGCTCGGCAGCCTGGCCGGCGCGCTGTGGGGTGCGCTGCTCCTGGTGGCCCTTCCGGCGTCGACCCACCTGGTCACCGACCTGTTCCAGCCGTCGGCCGCGGTCGCGCAGCGGCTGGACGGGAACCTCTCCCTGGCGATCTTCGGAGTCACGTTGGTCGTCGTGATGATCGCCGCGCCGGGCGGTGTGCAGGGGCTGCTGCGCCGCGTCGGCCGGTCCGTCGGCGCCCGGTGGCGGGTGCCGACCGGGCGGTGA